TCGACAATGATAAAAAATTGGCAACGGCCAAATCGAGGGTCAACTTGGGCATCCATGGACGACCCGCTGGAACTCACGGCTATTTTCATTGTGCACTCCTTTCATTTATTAACGTTGACGACATACCCGCTCAAGATGGCTTGAGCTCTCACTGGTTATCCTTTTGTTGTTCTTGCTGTAGCTGTTCCGATAGCTGCTTGATACGGGCATCCAACTGCTCCAGGCTCTGCCGTAACCCGACAGCCTGCTGCTGAAGAAACTGAAGTTCGGCTCCCGGGTCATAACCACCTCCCCGGGGGAAACACCGGGGCACCCCCTGAAAACCAAAGCCCCTGCCACCAAAACGGCGAAATCCATAAGCATTGGAACCGGGCGTACCTGCCGTGCAATAACCGCGACCGCCACCGGTCATCGGTCCATACCCTTGCGGACCTGTACCATCAAATCCTGGCATCTTCATCACCTCCCTCACCTCTCAGTAGCGTATTCTTATCCACCACCAACCAATGGCCTACAAATTAGGGATATCTAACTATGGGGACAAAAATTTTTAGAACCGTTGTATCCGATACTGCTGCAGCTGCCCAGCCTGATATTTGTGGATCGCCTCAACCAAGGGAAGATCAGCAGGGGCCAGAAAAATAGGGATGTCCGCAGCCACGAGAATTTCCATCGCCTTTGGCCCCACCTGACCGGTAACCACCATATCTACACCCTGCTCCAAAAGAAACTGGGCCGCCCCGGTGCCGGCGCCAACGGAGGCACCGGCAGCCGGGTTTGCCACCCAAGTAGATTCACTGTTCTGCTCATCAAGCAGGGCAAAAAAAGGGCACCGGCCAAACCGCGCATCGATGGTACCGTCATTTCCTTCCCGCTGGACACTGAACGCAATCAGCATGCCGACCGCCAATCAGTGGTCATGATCATGACCGCAGCTGGCGGCGCCGGAAATTTTACCATCCAGATATGCCTGCAGGACATTACCGACCCTGCCGCCGACCCCGGTAACCACATCAATGCCAAACCCCTGAAACATATCGATGGCTTTCGGGCCCATCCCGCCGGCAATAATGACATCCGCAGCCAGGGACTTAATAAAAGCCGGCACCTGGCCGGGGACATGCTGGCCGAAATAGGGGTTTTCAACAATCTCGGTAGTATCAAGGTTATTATTGTCATTCACATAGGCAACCACATACGCGGGACAACGGCCAAAATGCATACTCATTTCACCATCGAGACCATTCATGTCGTTAGCAGCCAAAGCTATTTTTTTCATCACGTATCCTTTGTCATCAATACCATAATAATCTGGAAGAATTGAGCTCTTTAATACTTGTCCTCAATGAAACAGAGGTTCTGATCTCCCACAGCCCAGGGACTTTCATATTTGTTCAGAAAAACAAATTCGCACAGCGGCTTTCGTGACGGTGCCGATGAGGGCACTTTTTCCGGGTAACCGACAGGCATTAAAGCCACCAGAGAAACACCTTCAGGTACGGCAAGGACTTTTTCCGCTGCATCGGCATCAAATAGGCCGAGGATAACACTACCCAAGCCAAGGGCATGGGCTGCCAGCGACATACTCTGGGTCGCAATTCCAAGGTCATACATGAACCAGGTATCCCCCTTGTTGGTCGCTGCCTGCCCTTTATAAAAACCGGAAAGCTCATGTTTGCCGAGAATCGCCAGCACCACCGGCGCCTGCACCACTGCCTTGCGGGCTGGGTTCCCCTCGGGCATGGCAGCCACCAGCTTTTCCTTCACGGCCAAATCACGGACAGCAATAAATTCCCAGCACTGGGTATTAGCCCAGGAAGGTGAATACCGGGCGGCCTCAACAACTTTCTGCAAGGTTTCGTTGCTTACTGCCTGGTCGGTAAATTTCCGCACACTCCGCCTGGTCATAATGCAATCTAATGAATCCATCAGCCCCTACCCTCCTTTTAACCTGAATACTGTTACTGTTTGAAGGCTTTGGAACAACTCCTGCTAATCAGTTGCACTGCAACCATTGTCACTGCTGCGTTATGACGGTATGTTTGCGAACTCGGAGCAGAAGCTATTACGCCACCATTATCCTTTGGAACTATTACCGGTTTTACCGCTTCACTGCTTGTCAATAAACGCCAAACATTTATCCGCTATCTGCTGAAAACTTTTAGCCGCCGGAGAATCGGGCTCAGCAACAATAAACGGCTTGCCGGCATCCCCATTAACAACTATCTGGGGATCAATGGGAACGCCGCCCAAAAAAGGCACCTTCAACTCACTGGCAGCCAACTCGCCGCCACCCCTTTTAAACAGATCGATCTTACCGTCGCAATGGGGACAATGGAAGCCGCTCATGTTTTCCACAATACCGATTACCGGCACCTTGAGATGACCGCTGAAAGTCACCGATTTCCGTGAATCAAGCAAAGCCACATCCTGAGGCGTGGTGACAATAACACTGCCATCAACCTTTTTGAGGATCTGGGCAACACTTAGCGGTTCATCACCGGTACCGGGAGGCAGGTCAACAATCAGATAATCAAGCTCGCCCCACTGGACATCCGCGACAAACTGCCTGATCACCGTATGCTTCAGCGGCCCGCGCCAGACTATCGGATTGTCGACACTCTCCAACAGAAAAGCCATGGAAACCACTGCCAATCCCGGCATTACTTCCTGGGGAATAATTCCCTGCTCGGTTGCCTGCAGGCGATGCTGTTCAAGACCTAACATTTTCGGTACGTTGGGTCCATGGATATCGGCATCCAGCAGGCCAACTTTTAATCCCCGCTGGGCAAGGGCAACAGCCAGGTTCACGGCAACGGTACTTTTACCAACCCCTCCCTTGCCGCTCATAACCACAATATTATGCTTTATCTGAAGAAGCCTCGCATCGAGCTGCTCTTCTTCACGCCGCTGCTTCTCCTCCGGAGAACAGGTCCCGGCACTGCCGCAACTGCTACACGATGCTCCATCTGCGCAATCAGCCATTTCGTATCCTCTCTTTCTCAACCTGCTGTTAATCAGGGTCACCATTACCATTAATGGCTCCTGAAAAGCAATAGTATTAACCTTAAAAACAACCCAGCTGGCAGGTGGTAATTTTCAGTTCCAGCTCATTGATAAGATCACCAACCTGCCGGCGACTCAAGCCGCACTCAGCAGCAATTGCTTCCGCCTGGGCACAGGTTATCCGTCCATCCACATTGCGTTCACGCAGCATTTTTTGTGCTTTTTCCAGCATCACGCGTTCTCCCTAGACTCACTTCCGGCAACCTCAACGGCCACCATGATACTCTTCATCATGACATAAGATGCAGGTCCGACAACAGCGATATTCACGACAAGTCCGGCGACGGATTTCCCAACAGGGGGCAAACTGCAGCAGTTTTTGCAGGCCGGCAATATTAACCCCCTCGTCATGGATCAGCCGCCGCAGACAGCGAAGCCAATTAAGGTCATTGGGCGAATAAAAACGTTTCCCACCACGACGGGAAGGACAAAGAAGACCGGCCTGCTCATACAAACGCAACGTCCGCGGGTGGACCTCCAACAAATCGGCGGCTACCCCGATGGAGTACAGGGGGTAATTATTGTCCTGCAGAGGCATGGTTCCTAAGGTCTCCTTGCCGGCTATAAACAGTATCTCCACTATAACATGTAAACAATCATTGTCAAGTCAATAGTTTTTCCCAGGCTCGCCCGGCGACACCTTTGCATTCCCTTGCCCGACGGCTTTCGCTACTTTTGGCGCTCATCACATTCCGGACTGTAGTAAATCTTGGTGAACTCGCAACACTTGGCAAAACCTTGCGGGAACCCGATGACCACCAAAACGGCTCCAGATTCGAGGGCGAGGGTGCAAAACCGGGGGATTGTGCGCAAGGAACACGCCGCCATGACGCAGCTTACAGCACAAAGCAGAAGAATGGGCTGTTACAAAACCATCAATTTTGACTTGCAAAAAAACCGTGCATATCTTACCGTGGCAGATCAAAGCACAAGGGAAAGGGATAGCATATGAAAATTGGCATCATTGATGGTCAGGGGGGTGGGATTGGCAGCACGATAATCCGCCGTCTGAAGGAATCCTTTGGCGAAAAAGTAGAAATCTGGGCCCTGGGCACCAATGCCATTGCCACAGCAGCAATGATGAAAGCCAGAGCCAATCGCGGTGCAACCGGAGAAAACGCCATCGTTCAAAGCGTGCCGAAGGTCGATATCATTGCCGGCACCATCTCCATTGTCATGGCGCACTCGATGATGGGAGAACTGACGCCGGCCATGGCCCTCGCCGTGGCCGCCAGCCCGGCCGCCAAACTACTCCTGCCCCTTTCCCAGGAACATATTGAAATCATTGGGGTCAACAAGGAACCCCTGCCCCACCTTATCGACATACTGATTAAGGAGATACACAACCATGTGTGAAGTAAACGCGTATCTGAAAAAAACCACCGGAGAAAACACCCTACTGATGGAGCACGTCTACCTGATGAAACCGGAAGACAACAAGATTCTGCTGGAGAATATCTTCGGCGAACAAAAACTTGTTGATGCTGATATCCGCAAAGTCACCTTACTGGAACAGACAATCATTCTGCAGCCAAACCAGTAAAGCAATCCTGCCGCCGCTTCGGTTTGCAGTTTCCGGTCGGGTCAGAAAGCAGCAGTATTGTGCTGCTCTTAGCCCTCATCACCGGACTGCTCGATGTGCTCCTTAACAATGGCGGCAATTTCATTAATATCATCGACGATCTGAAACAGCGAAAGATCCTCTTCCCCGATATATCCCAAAGGCTCCATTTCACGCCTGAGCCAATCAATAAGGCCACGCCAGTAATGGCTGCCATAGAGAATAATGGGGAAAGGCTTCATTTTATGGGTCTGGATCAGAGTCAATGATTCAAACATCTCATCCAGAGTACCAAACCCGCCAGGGAAAATAATAAACGCCTGGGCATATTTTACCAGCATCACCTTGCGGACGAAAAAATATTTGAACGAAACCAGCTTGGTAATGTACTCATTGGGCTTCTGCTCCATGGGCAGGGTTATATTCAGGCCGACAGATTTCCCACCGGCCTCCAAAGCGCCTCGATTGGCGGCCGCCATGATACCCGGCCCCCCACCGGTAATAACCGTAATGCCCGCTTTCGCCAGAATATTACCCAGCGACCATGCCTGTTGGTAGTCCTCGTGCTCTTCAGTCGTACGGGCTGAACCAAAAATAGACACCGCCAGGCCGCTGTCGGACATCTTCTCAAAACCTTCAACAAATTCAGAGATTATCTTGAAGATGCGCCAGCTCTCTTCCAGCTTGAAATCATCGATTAAATACTGGTCATGATTATGAATGTCTATCTTGTTCATGCACTCTCCCGCTTTAATTGCGAAAACTGGTCACCGGCGCCGGCAACTGTCCCTTGCGCCAGATAAAATAATCACTGCTTTCCCCATGCAGCGGCAAAACATAAGCGTTGCCCAACAGCCCGCCCCAGGAAACATAGTCACCGGCCTGCTTGCCAGGCACGGGAATCAGCCTGACGGCCGTCGTTTTATTATTCATCACGCCGATTGCCATCTCATCGGCAATGATGGCCGAAATGGTTGTCGTTTTCGTGTCGCCGGGAATGGCAATCATATCGAGACCCACGGAGCAAACGGTCGTCATTGCTTCCAGCTTGTCAATCGTCAGGGTACCGGCCCTAACCGCTTCTGCCAGCCCAACATCTTCACTGATCGGAATAAAGGCCCCGCTCAAACCGCCAATGTGGGACGAAGCCATCATCCCACCCTTTTTAACCGCATCAGTCAACAATGCCAGGGCTGCAGTCGACCCATGGGTTCCCACCCGCTCAAGCCCCATGGCTTCAAGAATACGGCCGACACTGTCTCCCACCGCGGTAGTCGGCGCCAGAGAAACATCGAGAGAACCAAAGCGTACCCCCAGATTGCGGGCCAGTTCCTGGCCAATCAACTCGCCGGCCCGGGTTATTTTAAAAGCAGTTTTTTTAATAACCTCCGCTAGCTCATCCAGGGATAGATCCCGCGGCGCACCGGCAACCGCGCGGCGCACCACGCCGGGGCCGGAAATGCCAACGTTGATGACATTGTCCGCCTCCTGCAGGCCATGAAAACCACCGGCCATGAAAGGATTATCGCTGACTGGATTGGCGAAAACAACAAATTTTGCCGCCCCGATGGCCTGCGCTGTAGTGATTCCCAAGTCACGGATAATGCCGCCAATCTTAGCCACTGCGCGCATATTGATGCCCGCCTTGCTCGAAGCAAGGCTGAAAAAGCCGCATACTTTTTTGGTCTCCCCCAATGCCGCCGGCAGGGAGTCCATCACCGTCTGTTCGGCATAGGTCATCCCCTTTTCACAGAACCCGCCGAAGCCGCCAAGAAAATCCACTCCCACCTCACCGGCACAGCGGTCCAGTAGATGGGCATACTGCACGCAACGCTCCCGGTCCTGATCAGCCGCCCCGGTGAGGGCTCCTGACAATACCACGGCCGCTGGGGTGATGGTAATCCGCTTATTGATAATGGGGATGCCATAATAGGACTGGATTTTTTCCGCCCGCTTGACAAACTGGCGGGCAGTAGCAAGAATTTTCTTTTCCGTCCGCTGGCAGAGGGTGGAGAAATCATCGGAAACACAGGGAAGCAGATTGATGCCGAGGGTGACCGCCCGAATATCAAAATGTTCCTTCTCGGTCATCCGGTAGGTTTCATATACTTCATCAAGGGAAATGGTCTGGGACATGCGTTAACCTTACAACCACGGAGCAATGAAAGACAGTCAATTAGACCCGGTGCATAACTTCAAAGATTTTATGATGCTGAATCTGGATGGAAAGACCGATCTTCTCCCCCAGTTTTTCCAGCTTTGGCCCCAGGATCCCCACATCGCTGCGGGCACCGGCCAAGTCAACCAGCATGGTCATAACAAACACCCCATGCATAATCTTCTGATTGATATCTTCGATATTGATATTTTCCTTCCAGAGAAAATCAGACACCTGGGCAACAATGCCTGTTTTATCTTCGCCAACCACCAACACAACCGCCAAGTTTTTTTCATTCCCATTCATGATCATTCCCACGGGACCCAGGTCCCTCTCTTGCTGGACAGGCGAACCGGCGGCGCGCTGCACCAGCCGATCAAACAGAGGCCGGCAGCGCCGCACGGCCAACGCCATAATGCCTGACATGTCGCGGCCCTAACCAGAACCTCAGATTGCTCCTGCCTGCTATTTAAGATGAGGCAGCATGGCTTTGAAATCGGGACCTTCCGCTTTGCCGAGAAAATGAAAAAGCACCGTCTGCACCGTACTCATCAGCCCCCCCGCCTTTTCAATCAGCTCGCACCCCGTCTGCCAGTCCAAGGTATAACGGGAACCAACCGCGTCCCTGAGGACAAAAACCGCATACCCCTGGTCCAGGAGGTCGATGGCCGTCTGCAAAACACAGATATGGGCTTCAATGCCGATAATCAGCAAGTGCTTCCGCTCCAACTCTGCCAACCGGGTACTTATGCTTCCCCAGCCGGAAAAAACCTTCTTGGCAAAAGGTTGATAATCGTTGCCCAGAAGCGCCCTGATCTCTTCATTGGTGGCACCCAGCCCCTGGGGATATTGCTCCATCACCACAATCGGAATACCAAGCTGCTGGGCCATATGAATAGCCAGACCGGTCTGTTTTTTCAACTGTTTGATAACCTTGCTGGAAAAGGTATTCAAGATAGCATCCTGAAAATCAACAATAACGAGTGCCGACTCATCCTTGATGGGACAATAGGACCGATTACTCATGGCATAACCCTCCCTGCTGATGATTCTGATTGTTACTGCATAATGCCCAAAACCGGCTTGCCTGCATCATGGCCTCCCGAAGCAGGCAACACAGATTCCCTCTCTACGATAACCAGTAGATGGTTAGCACAGCTTCATCTTTTTGACAATGGACAAGAAAAGGATCGCCTGCAACCCTGTTACTGCCGCCGCTGATGACGCTCTTCCGTCGTTTTCTTCAACGTGACAAACTGCTCCCGGCTCAAGATGGAGCGGACTTCCACCAGGTAGTCCATCCGGGCCCGGTCCAGGCGGTCTTTGGCCTGTTGCGCCTCGGACAGGCAGCGCCGGGCATCCGACTCAGAAAATGAATCGGACTCCATCACCTGTTCAAAACGAACGGCACTTTTATCCACCTCGGCACGCAACTCGATAAAAGCAACTCTATACTTGGCATACAACGCATCAAGCCGGTCTTTCTGCTCACCGGTCAACTGTAGTCGGGCCACCGTACGGTCATGGTGCCACCATTTACCCAGCATTCTATCTTTGCTGCCTCCATCACGAGCCCAACCGCCCGCCGCCGTTGCCATACAGAGAATCACCATCACCAGAGCAATAACCGTCCTTCTCCACCTCATGTCTGTTCTCCTCTCTCTGGCATGACCATTTCGATCAGGTCATCCAGTTGTTCCGCATCCTGTTCTTCCCACACACCGCCACCTAAAACACCGATCCAGGCAGGCTCGGATGCTGCGCTTAGCGGCACCAGCTCGTCAACCATGATCTGCAGGCCGGCAGAATCGGCAAACAAAAAATGCTCCGGCGGCAATACCGCAAGGCGGGGAAGGCGGAGAGGAACGCTAACCACCGTCGCCACCAGCAGCAGGAGAATAACGAATGTAGACCAAACCGGCTGGCGGAAAAACCGCCATCGGCATTCCTGCCGTTCGAGGGTTTCCCACACGCGACTCCTTATGCGTTGGAGGGCCACATCCGAGGGTTCTAACGCCTGCTGAACCCGCATCCGGTAGCTGTCAAAAACCTGTTTCTGCTGCCGGCACCGGGAACAGGACACCAGATGGTCTGACGGCGCCGGAACTTCTGCTGTCCCCTCCACCAGCACCCTGGCCAGATAGTCTTCACAAGAGGACAAGGCGGTCATGCTACTCATGATAGTTCCTCAGCCAGAAATGATTGCATTTTTTTTACTGCTCGATACAAGTGGGTTTTGATCGTATTCAGATTCTGCCCGGTGGCGGCCGCCATTTGGGGCAGGGAGTAATCATCCAGAAAACGAAGGATAAAATATTCCCGTTCAGTGGGCGAAAGCCCATCCAAATGCCCCACCAGACGCGCCCTTTCCTCCCTGCTGATCGCAATGGTGAGCGCCGAGGGCTGCAGGTTGTCGGGAACTTGTTCAATGGCCGAACCCCGATTGGAACCATCAGCATAGTCACGCTCCTGGAGCCAGTTGAACTTCCACCAAGGCTTCCGGTAGTAGTCAATAATCGCATTTTTGACGACCCGGTAGATCCAAGTTTTAACCTGGGATTCCCCGCGGAATCCCCCAAGACCACGATAGAGCTTCAACAAAACCTCCTGCATGATGTCCTCGACATCCGCGGCCGTGCGCGTCCTGGCGCTGATCATACGGTAGATATCATGCTGCCAGCGCGCCATAAACTGGTTAAAGCTATCATGGTTCATAACCGGATTTCCAACCGCCGCAAAGGACCCCTCCCCAGCCAAGGGTTTCCTCCTTATAGACGCACACAAGCCCAGGGAAGTTTACCGTAGGGCAACAAAAGAGTTCGGAATCTCAAAGGGGACACCAGAACATCAACCCTGCATCGGCCACGGTCAGCGTCGGACCCGGGTAATCCGGGTAATGCTCGCACGGTCAGGCAAAGATTAGCCTGCCGCCCCCTACGCAACAGAATAGTAAGCCGGCAACAGATCAGCTCCAGCGTGGAAGCAGCCGGACAACCGTTACCGCTGGCAACGGGGACAATAATAGGTTGACCGGCCGGCAAGAACCTCTTTGACAATCACCCGCTGGCGACAGACAGGACAGGATTCCCCGACCCGGCCATAGACAAAAAGCTGGCGGGCAAATCGGCCCTCGCTGCCATCAACACTGGCAAAATCACTGATCGTTGTCCCACCGGCGGCAATCGCTTCCCGGAGAACCTCTTTAATTGCCTGCACGAGCATGGCACACTGTCTGCCGGTCATTGTCCCGGCAGGTTTCGTCGGCCGAAGAGCGGCCCGAAACAGGGCCTCATTGGCATAGATATTGCCCACCCCAACCACGAACCGGTTATCCATCAGCAATGATTTAACCGGTCGGCGACGGCCCCGAGCGACCTGTGTGAGATAGGTTGCTGAAAACGCATCATCAAGGGGTTCAGGCGGCAGAAGAAGGAGAAATTCAGGCATGGCACCGGGTTCGCCAAGAACGTGCATATCGACCATACCAAATCTGCGGGGATCATTGAAACGTAGCGAAAGGCCGTTGTCCAGCGACCAGATCAGGTGTTCGTGCTTGGCCGGCGGTAGCAATTGGGGAACAACCCGCAGCGAACCGGACATCCCCAGGTGAATCACCATGGCCTGCTGACCGGCAAATTCGATGATGATATATTTCGCCCGCCGGCGCACCCTGATGATCTCCCTGCCCACCACTGCGGCCAACCGTTCCGGGGCCAGGAAAGAACGCAGTTTCGACACCCTCACCTCGACGCCGGTGATCATTCGGTCACTCAGGTGGGGACGCAACGCCCTGGTAACAATTTCTACTTCTGGAAGTTCCGGCATAATTGGGTTTGTATTCTCCCTCCCCTGTGATAAAAAAAGGGGGGAGGGTTAGTGCCGTGCGACAGGAACCCGGCGCCTGAATCCGACAGCAACATATTGCTCATCCAGAGCAGAGGGGAAATACAACAGGATGACCATGATCATCGCCCTAGTGGATATGGCTGCATGAGAGTTGGGGGTCTTCGGAGCACCTGCCAAAACGGCTGTTTCTAGAAACCTGCGAGCTACAGGAAGTAGTTGACCGCATTCTGAAAAAGAGCCAGGCCCGGAGCCGGATCATCCCAGCGGCAGGGGTGGTCACCGGCAGCGATCTCAGGCCAGGATGGCAGCTGACTGGCAACCAGCGCCCGCTCCGGATGAGGCATCAAACCAAATACCTTGCCACTGTCATCGCAGATGCCGGCAATATCCAGCAGCGACCCGTTGGGATTATGAGGAAAGCGTCCATCAGCCGGGTTGCCTTCCCCATCAACATAGGTCAAAGCAATGGCATCATTGGCCTGCAAGCGTGGTGCCACCGCCGGCGGAACATAGAAACGCCCCTCGCCATGGGCTACCGGTAGTTGCAGGCGATCCAGGTTCTGGAGAAAGACGGAGCGGTCTGTCTGCACCTGGAGCTCCACCCACCGACATTCATAACGGGTGGATGAGTTGGCAATGAGTGCCGCCTGACGGTTGCCGTAGTCACCGTCTAAACCGGGAAGCAGACCCAGGTTGACCAGCACCTGAAAGCCGTTGCAAATACCCAGAACCAGTCGATCCTTGCTGATAAAATCCATCAGCTCCGGCCACAGGGTATGTCTCATCTTATTGGCCAGGGCATTGCCGGAGCCAGTATCATCGCCATAGGAAAAACCGCCGGGAACAACAAAAACCTGGCATTCCTGCAGCTGCTCCGGCCGGTCGATAAGATCGTTCACATGGACAATCCGACAGCCCGCACCACAGCGGCTGAAAGCAAAAGCTGTTTCCTCTTCACAATTGATACCATATCCGGTCAACAGTAACACCTGCGGTCGGGACATGCATGTTTCTCCTGATGATGACGGCCTCAGAAAAAGTATCCGATCGCCGTTGAAAAGTTCACATTCCCAGCCGAAAACGCCTGGTTCCCGGGGGGATTAATACCTAATAATGGGCAACCTTATATGGTTCATCTGGCCCAGACATACTTTTATTCATGAAAGACAGCTGGTCGCTTTGATGGAATCATCAAAAATCAGCAAAAGGCCGCCGGTATGCCGCCAGCAACTCGTCGACTGCCACATCAACACAGGCTTCCTCACCCTGGGTGATGATCAACCGCCCACGGTCACTCACGACGCCAAGGCACAGATGCGGAGAACCACCAAACTCCTGTTCAAGCAGTGACCGCCGGTCGGCTGCCACCGTCACGAGAAAACGACCCGGGGTTTCAACAAAAAGGAAAGGTTCAGGCGGCTGGCCGGCAGGCAGGGTAATGGTGCAGCCTAAACCATTGGCCATTGATGATTTGCCGAGGGCGACCGCCAGACCACCCTGGGCCAGTGGATAGAGTGTCCGGAAAAAGCCCTGTTCCACCAGCTGGGCAACCTTGCCATAAGCAGGCAGAAACTTGTCCGGCTGAACCTGGGGCACCATGCCCTCGGCCGCCGCCGCCGAAAGCAGGCCCTGGTCCTGGAGCAACCCGGCAAACTCGCTGCCGCCCAGTTCACTCCCGGTTTCGCCCAGAAGATAGATCACATCGCCCGGCTCGCAAAAGGCAAACGTACGCACCTGCGCCACATGGGGAACCACCCCCAGGGAAGAGATGAGCAGCGTCGGAGGGACAGAAATCGTCAGGGGCCGATCATCGGCGTCAAAACCAGAAAAGTCATTAAACATACTGTCTTTGCCGGAAATAAACGGCGTTCCATAGGCAACGGCAATGTCATAACAGGCCCTCGCTGCCTCCTTCAATTGCCACAAACGCTGCGAATCATGGGAGGAACACCAGCAGAAATTATCCAGCAGGGCAATCTGCGCCAACGGAGAGCCAACAGCAATCAGGTTGCGCACCGCCGTATCAATGGCCACCGCCGCCATGGCATAGGGATCCAGTTCAGCAAAGGCAGGGTAGAGGCTCTGGGAAACGGCAACCCCC
The sequence above is a segment of the Candidatus Anaeroferrophillus wilburensis genome. Coding sequences within it:
- a CDS encoding RNA polymerase sigma factor, producing the protein MNHDSFNQFMARWQHDIYRMISARTRTAADVEDIMQEVLLKLYRGLGGFRGESQVKTWIYRVVKNAIIDYYRKPWWKFNWLQERDYADGSNRGSAIEQVPDNLQPSALTIAISREERARLVGHLDGLSPTEREYFILRFLDDYSLPQMAAATGQNLNTIKTHLYRAVKKMQSFLAEELS
- the mutM gene encoding bifunctional DNA-formamidopyrimidine glycosylase/DNA-(apurinic or apyrimidinic site) lyase, with the translated sequence MPELPEVEIVTRALRPHLSDRMITGVEVRVSKLRSFLAPERLAAVVGREIIRVRRRAKYIIIEFAGQQAMVIHLGMSGSLRVVPQLLPPAKHEHLIWSLDNGLSLRFNDPRRFGMVDMHVLGEPGAMPEFLLLLPPEPLDDAFSATYLTQVARGRRRPVKSLLMDNRFVVGVGNIYANEALFRAALRPTKPAGTMTGRQCAMLVQAIKEVLREAIAAGGTTISDFASVDGSEGRFARQLFVYGRVGESCPVCRQRVIVKEVLAGRSTYYCPRCQR
- the purQ gene encoding phosphoribosylformylglycinamidine synthase I, whose translation is MSRPQVLLLTGYGINCEEETAFAFSRCGAGCRIVHVNDLIDRPEQLQECQVFVVPGGFSYGDDTGSGNALANKMRHTLWPELMDFISKDRLVLGICNGFQVLVNLGLLPGLDGDYGNRQAALIANSSTRYECRWVELQVQTDRSVFLQNLDRLQLPVAHGEGRFYVPPAVAPRLQANDAIALTYVDGEGNPADGRFPHNPNGSLLDIAGICDDSGKVFGLMPHPERALVASQLPSWPEIAAGDHPCRWDDPAPGLALFQNAVNYFL